From the genome of Mastacembelus armatus chromosome 21, fMasArm1.2, whole genome shotgun sequence:
ttctctctgctggtcCATCTGAAGAACCTGCAAGTACAGTCAACAGGTcaaatgtgatgtgatgagAGACAGGACGAGATCTACACAATCAAGTCTGTAGCTACTGAAAATGTTCTCAGTGCTGGCTGCTTTAATTcctgtagcaaaaaaaaaaaatgaattcagttcatttcattAATGACCTGACAATACAAACAGTAGTGAGCGGAATAAAGCACCTTCATGACAAAGGAAGAGTTGGATGAGAAGGACAGCTCCTCAGCTGCCTGCTCCAGCAGCTCAAACTCTCCCAGCTCCACGCTTTCCATCTGCTGATCACAGTCCCAGCGTTTCAGCTTCTCCTGGAACGACAACTCAAACGAATCCTGTGGaactctgtctcctcctcctcctccagacccTGATGAGACACAGCTTTTCTCTGTAGCAACATCACTTTCAGTTTTTGGTGGCCCTTCCAACCAGCCCACCTGTTTGGTTACAGGGTTTGGCTGTGTGTTGTGAAGTCCAGGTTTCCTCACGGtctgagcagacagacacattttcCTGTTATTTGGCTCTTTTCCTTGTCCAAGTGGATGTTTGGTATGTTTGGTCGTCGGGCCAGTTCGAAGAGACACTGGTCCTTCCGTGTTCTGACTTTGATGACTCCCCAGAATCTTCATCCGTGCTGCCTTATTCTCATCTCTGATGTCCTGAGGTGGTGAACTGGAACCTCTCAGTCGATTTTCTTTGTTGAGTACAGCAGTTTTACGCTGGACAGGAAGCcgctgtgctgcagctgcaccacCTTTCTGGATAGATGCAGGTACTGAGTTACTGCGGGAGAGTTCTCTGGCCTGGGGTTGTGGTTTGGAATCGTTCTTCACCTCCATTTTTGGTAAGGAGGGTTTGCGATTGTTGGTAAATCTGGAAAGCCCCTGGCCTCGCTTCAGAAATGCCCTCTTTGGAGGAGCTTTGACAGCTTCAGCTCCATTCTGACTCTGTTAAGGTGAGGACACAGTGTAAATGTGAACTTGTAttgttgctttaaaaaaaataataatcttaaCTACTTTGCTTAAGTGTCCTGCTTCTGTGGACAATGTCCACTGTCTTTTTACTGttcattattacattttctgacctgttgcTGGGCAGACTTCAGCCTCTGCTCCTCCAGTCTCAGCTGCTCCTCCAACAGCTCCTCAAATGTCTGCTTCTGACCCCCAATACCCGGCTTTATAGGTCTGGAGAGGGTCACATACATGGCACAAATACACTCATACAGAACAGTACCCATAAGAAAGCCACAGCCACAAAGCCAGTGTTTCAGATTTCAGCTTCAAGCTTGGCTTGGTTTATCGCTTCAGGAGTCTCATTTTAATGCTGAATAAAATATCAGAGGTTGTTTTTACCTGTCAAGAAGGCCTTCATCTTCTATTCTGCTGTTGTCTTCAGTCATAACCACACAGTTAGTTGGCCTTAATGTCTCATTGTGCTCATGCAAATCTGTAGTATCGAAACTCTGTTCCTGATCATCTCCTCTGTTCCACACACCTGTGGGGAAACACACTAGATATTCAGCGCCACAGTTATGCCAACAATGTGTTGGAAGTGAAGGTTGGCTTGTGCTGGCTGTTGTAACGCAAAGGCAAATACAAACACTGTACAATTTGTGTTGTCACATTACACTTAATAACTCACCCTCTGCCTCATTATCCACCTCCGTATGATCTTGACCTCTCAATACCTGAAGGTGTGGTTCCTGTTGGAAACCAGAAACGGAGCCCTGTGGGACCCCATGGCAGTTTATGGTGGGGTTGTATGGGCTTTCTCTCTGGTGAGAGGTTCCCTGGACTGATGTCTGTTCCCATTCTGCTCCTGAACTGTCTGTGATCAGTAAGATACAGCACGGTCACTGCACGGTGTGTGAAGGCAAATATACACTGAAACTTTACAGATATAGATTTTATATCttaagtaattaataattaGCACATTAACAGTTCTGGTCATTTGTCTCTTTTACCTTCTCTGCAGTGCTGGGATCCTTTCATCATTTCCAACAGTGTCTGCTGCTCATCCTGCAGGCAAAGCAGCTCCTCCAACTGATGGGCTTTTAACTGCTCCTGCATGTGCTGCTGCCATTTTCTCAACTGCACAAATTAGCCATATAGAACAGGATACTCTCTTATCCAGTGTCTCAGAGTTTAGCTTCTGACTACCACCCTACTCAGAGCATGGACTGGACTTGTGAGCTCAGAGTGAAACTATGCCCAACATACAAATTTACTTGTGGCAGCCCACCAAAATTATACACATATTAAAAGTATTAACTGACtcgtacacacacacttccatcaCTGTTTGAGCCTGGATATAAATAGTCTTAGGAGAAAATACTAATAATAGCAGGGacaggcagagtgtgtgtgtgggagtgttggagtgtgtgtgtgtgatggagctAATTTCAGCAATCATGGTCAGATAATAATCTTAGAGAAACCTGCCTCACAATTCAAATGTTTGCAGAGGTGTTATCATATTGTGTTTATATTGTCACAGTACTCAGATTTAGAGTATTTAAAAAGCTGATGATCATATTAACAGTCCCAGTTACTGGAGACACCAGattctgaaatgaaatgtctctTTACCTGCTCTAGCTTCATCATAAGGGGCAGATCCTGTGATTTGCTTGCCATCTCATCCAACCCGTCCAATTGTCCATCTGAAATTCTAGTGGGGGCCGAGTAGAGACCGTTCACTGGCCCGTCAGTCCCAGTCTTCTCCGCTCCAGTCCGTACAAATCCATCCACACCGAGGCAGCTGCTGTCAGCGGAGGGAGGCAGCGGGGCGAAGTCGGAGGCGAATGAGTCGTCTGGCTGCAGGGTCGGTGATCCCACGGAAGAGATGTGCCTCAAGGAGCCGACTAAGTCCGGACAGGGGTTGAGGATCACCCCGGCTCTGGCGCTACTCGGCATCCAGCGGGCCAAGAAGTCCGCCTGGGAGTACTGGAGCCCGGCTGGAGATGACATGGTGGGCAGGGCCCGCTAATCTGGGATTTGACGGACAGTTATAGTGACAGGTTAAGCGTTAATCACACCGTGAATAAACACCGTCTAACGAGGTCCAGGTGATGCCCAGGTCCAAGAAAACTATATATAACTAGGTCTTCAAATAACATTAGTACGTTTAGCTAACGCTAACTATTACACGTAACGGTAGCATCCATGACAGGGGTGCCGGTTTAAACTGTCCGGTGTTTAGTGGGTAGTAACAGTAACGTTAATCTATATGACAGATggtcatgaaaacaaaacctctGTATTGACAAGAATTAACAACATTATTGGCATTTTGTGGTTCAGATCGCAGTTTGATGGTGTAACGTTAAAACCAGTTAACCGCATTTAAAAGGCTCCAGGTGCCTGTTAACTCTTGTTAGGCTATATTTAGGTTTTTTACACCGCGGTGACAAGGCAGAAAATACACAACGTTCATAAGTAACGTTAGTCAATAGTCCGGTCATAGCAGAGGAAATTTACCTGTTACACGGGAGGAAACTGGGTTTACCGCCGTAAACTCGTaggttatacaaataaaacagacaaaagtttCGAAGTCTGCCGCCATATCAAAACAAAGCCCGCgagagtaaaaagaaaaaaggaaaaaaacataaacctgttgttgcattatgggtaatgtagttgTTGTATTAAAACTAGGTTTCTTtcgttttatttatttatttttatttcatataaaCTACTatgatattaataaatataatacagtttttgtataaaattaaaaaacacagataaaataacATTCTTGGTTTCCTGGTTCAACGGCGCTTCGCAAAAATATTACACAATAAAGGTTGTCTAGAGAATCAGGTCTAGCGTACGGTTGACTTTTTTTCCATACTGCCGTTTTCATATTTTCGATGTCATGTTTATCCTATTGTTCTTATGATATCTCTGCTTTAACTGTGAATATAAGTGGTTTATTTTAACGAATGTGGACGTTGGCTTTTATTCTGGTATGTACAAACCGGATGTGCCTTCTGACGCCTGCGATTGGTCGATACGAACAAGAAGAGTTTCACATTTTAGTAAAGGAAACTGAGCTGTATATGTCAGGACGATGGAAAAGGTTAAATGTGAAGTCCACGGTAAGTCTAAATAACCTTATTGTTTGTTATAAAACAGGAAGTCTGATATTATATTTAGTTTGCGTAAGTCATAGCGTTTactgctggaaacacttcatgTGACTTGGCAGTTTATTTTGATGGCTTGGATCACGTCAACCAAACCTAGTTTTTACGAATTTCTTTCTCAAAGCTTTACGTTATTTGCACTTTTCTATATCGTTACACAGACGGTTTGTGTATGTTGAAAACCGGCGTGAAAGAAGGACCAAATAAAGGGAAAAGCTTCTACGTCTGCGTTGACAAGCAGGGCTGTGAGTTCATGCAGCAGGCCAGGTGAGTTTTGTTTGCACCTCCCACGTCAGTGTTTTATTCAGagataaatgtttgtgtttttgatctacattatcattatcattatcattgtcATTATCATTTCCTGCAGCGTCCCACCGTCCCACTGCCTCATTCATgaagattcaatggtggaactCCAAGCTCTTACCCACAGTAAACAACAGCAGAGCCACAAGTGAGTTTACAGTGGGATTGTAGGGGATTTTACAAAATACGGCCCTTGCTGGCACTCTCGTTCatgtcatctgaaaatgaaaagagtgTGGACTCTAGTGAATGAGACGATGCCTGTCTGTAGGTGGCCGATTGGAtcaggtttcattttttttttttcccaggttATTCTACCGATGTATTTTAGGTAAAAAAGCAGGCCAGAGGTGGTGTGGAAGCGTGCCTTGGACAGAGGTAAGACAACGCCTGTCACAGATTTCAACATTCACACTCTTATATTAGATAAGATCATAATATAACACCCACCAGATGTTATATTATGACTTCTACCTCCCTCTCAGAGGCTGATAgtttaaaatatctgtttttcttccatcGTTGCagtcagacaaagaaaagagagcTCCTCTATCTGACACACAGCTACAGCCCTCCTGCCTACCACCTGTCCGGAACCCCTTCAAGGCCCCTGGCAAGACGGACGAGGACTCTGATTGGAGAAAGATGCAGTGTGGTGGAGGTgatgagaaaggaagaaaggaggaaGATGGTGTGGCAAATCACAAGGCTGAAGGAAGAGGAAATTGTCAAAAGGAAAAGGTAGAGAGCATAGGTGCAGCGGTGGAGGGAGAGAAGCTGAATTCGTGGAATACTTATCGAGATAAACAGCTTCCAAATGGGATGAAGATAAAGACAAGACTTTCAGATGAGGAGAGAAGAAGTTGCCAAGCTAACAGTGTGGAAACAAAGACAGATAAGGTGCAAGACAGCAATAACAAGAATTACACCAAGcaggaagaagcagaaaaaccaGCAGTGACACAGGCTGATCCCAGTGTCCAAGAGAGTGGTTCTAAATCctctcccagcagcagcagcacccgggCTTCCAGAGACTCTGGTAATACCAGTGACCTCACAGCAAGCAAACTACAAGAGTCCATTCACACCAAAACGCTCCAAGATGACGACGAcaacgatgatgatgatgatgatgatgatgtcgtgtTGCTGTCAGTGAAACCTGCTATTCAGAAAACTCCTCATGTTGCTGCTGTCCAAAAAACCCTGACCAGCTTCCAAGGGTTTCAAACAGCTTCTACGGTCAAGTGTCAGCAGGAAGATCCCCAAGGGCTGCACAAGCTGCTCACTGCTCAGCTCCAGCAGAAAAAGGTGAGTGAAAGAATAACTGAAAAGGCAGAATCTGAAAGCTATACATGTCACACATGAGCTATGTATTGATAGAGATTAGACCTTGATCTATACTGGATTTTGGAGGctagtaaaaatatattataaagaATTCTAATCAAGATGTGCACCTCAAACATAACTTCAGCTCTGACTCCAGTTTTTTTCCTCCCAATAAGGCGATTCTGTCTAAGGTGAATGTGGCGGCTCTGCCAGATAAAGGAGAGAGGTTGAAGACTCAGGtcaaggagctggaggaagcgCTGGATTCTCTGAGCCTCTCTGGTGCTTCACAGCCTGGTGACTCTTTTCACTATACCATCGCAATAATATACCcttaaatattttctaaaggtttcaagcatgttttaaaaaaaaatataatgttaatgtttttggCAACTATGCTGCAGTCTCTTCTCCAGGGTCCCAGGGTGGACATAACAGCAGTCATGCAGGTGTGAGCAGAAGCCAGATGAACCCGTTCAGCCGACAGCATGGCACCATCCTGCTGCCTTCCCCTCCAGCACCGGGCCCTTCCCAGCACCAGGCCTCTGGCAGCTCCATGGGGCTCCACCTGAGCCAGGGATACACACAGATGTATGGAGGTGGGCTGGATTAGTTTTATGACAGCTTCTCAATCTAAAGATATACCTGTAATTTGTTAGGATTTTTAAGGGGTTTTACCTGAtgtgtcagttttatttcaacattaaatCTCATGTTTGATGGGACTATGTGGAAAAGTAACAGgtgtctttccttctttccctAAACACTTCATGTCATATTGAATTCTGATTTTCacttagattttatttttccatcctgGATTTTCTCTGgattcatttcctgtttatcaTTCATATGAGTATCCTAATCCTTAGCTCTTTTTGTGTTCAGCAAGCTCAGAGTTCCAGCCCTTTTATGGTGGCAGGATGACTGATGACCGTCTGCTGGCGGTGAAAAACGCCACCTGTGAGGCCATCGATCATCTTCACAAATCCCTGGAGTCCTGTCCCAGTCCTGAGGCCGACACTGCAGACCCCAAAGGCATCAAGGTtgcaatttctgtttttcatcagcCCTTCACATGGGGTATCTCACACCACTAAAACATATTGAGTGGTGTGAGATAATAACAATGCATTGTGCTATTCTGATATTATGATTGACACTATATCCACCGACTGTACTTGTGTGTACCTTCGTATGTTGCCTGTTTTGTGGCAGCAATTAGGAGAAAACGTTCTACAGTTTTAGAATGGGCATAAAACCAGGAATGAacttttctttagtttttcttaaaatgttgtGACAGCTATGGAAACAGAGCCTCTGTGCTTTCTTTTTGATTGCTCCATTGTGCTACTCTAAAAAATCTTCTTATTGGTGATAAGGTGCCACTCCTGGCCCATCAGAGGAGAGCACTGGCCTGGCTGCTGTGGAGAGAAGCTCAGAAACCCTGTGGAGGAATTCTGGGTATGTTCACATTCtaacatgattattttaaaaaggtgaaAGGAAAGACTGATCAGAGATCTTGTTAAAAATGGATGAAAATcctatttgtttctgtttccactctgagtcaaacaaaatctgtgctttgtttttgctcATGTATTAGTCTAAGTCTAAATTTAATCTGCTTTTTGTCAAGATATTACAgaacaagcaaacacaaaaataaaggtCAAGTCATTTTGGTTCTTCAGAAAGCAGTTCGCAATGAAAACCCTTTACAGAGGGGTCTGTGGATTATCCGAGGGAAAGAGGAAATTGTTTCCGAAATGAAAAGCTCAGTTTTTTTCGAATGTAATGTGATCTGACTCTGACTTAAAATCAATGaacagaaaactgtgttttcaatCACAAGATGTTTGACAAGCTTCATATTCtaatttttattactttgttgttttttcctcttgatCTTCTTGCTCTTACTGTTTGGACTCAGCGGATGACATGGGTCTGGGGAAAACCCTGACCATGATTTCGCTAATACTCATCCAGAAAATCAGGGGAAGAGAGgatgaagaaaagaaggaagagaagaagttGGAGAAATGGATCTCCAAAACTGGTAACTCATTCAGCAGCTGTGATATGCGAAGTAATCTCAGCACTGTGTAATAAGTATTTTAATGAGACAGGACcttattatgtttttgttaatcCTCCAGACTCCAGCCTTGTGGTTTCTAAAGGTACTCTGATCATCTGTCCGGCCTCCCTGATCCACCACTGGAAGAAAGAGATTGAGAGACATGTAAAAACAGGCAAGCTGTCTGTGTACCTGTACCACGGCCCCAACCGAGACAAGCGCGCCAAAGTGTGAGGGAACCGCGGACACACTGACACgtgcacacactgacacgtTGCACACCACCTTTACACACTTTCATTAActcgtttttcttttttaattcccATCTAACGTTTAAAGTATTAATTATAGGATTTCGtcaaacacatgaaaattaaatgttGATTCTGAACTGTAACAGCTTTAACTCGTGAGTCTTCAACTGTTTTTAAGGATGTTTGTGAAtttacataaagaaaaaaatgtaatcataCAGTGTTCTCTGTATGTCCCTCAGCCTGGCGGATTATGATGTGGTGGTGACCACATACAGTTTGGTCTCTAAGGAGATTCCAGTCCAGAAGGAGGCGGCTGAGAAACCCAGTGCAGAAACTGATGATGTGGTGAGCAACATGTTCATGACAAACTGCAGATTCAGCTTCAGTGCCCTAAATTACGTTCTTCCTGTAAATCCTCAATACAGACAGAGTCCAAGTGAAGGTGCTGGCTGCTGATACTTGTTTCCCTGTGGTCCATAGAACATAGATCAGTGGAACCAGAAGCTAAGGCGCTAACTGATGTGCACTTCGTTTCTTGTCATTTTCCTTCAGCCTTCATGCTCAGGTCCTCTTCTGAGAGTGGCCTGGGCACGTGTGGTTCTTGATGAAGCCCACAACATCAAAAACCCAAAAGTGCAGACTTCCATGGCAGTCTGTCGACTGAGGGCTCGCGCCCGCTGGGCGGTCACTGGTACACCCATCCAGAACAACCTGCTGGACATGTACTCACTGCTGAAGTAAGAAACAACACAGTGAATGCAAGAGTTTCAAAGTCCTACCTGTAAAAATCCTTCCTTTGTTCTGTCTGCATGTTGGAAATGTATTGCATTTGGTTGGAGTGTCTGCTGTTTTAATTCACAGTTCAAGTATAATCAGTGAAAAGTTCTTTAGATATAACCACAAGATGGCGCTATAGATTAACCTCAGCTTTCCGTGTTCCACTGAAATAGTAAGCATTAAAAACCAGAATAAATTCAACTacaaatgtgaataaaataaatagacaaAGATACTAGAAGATcaaaaactttttaaatttaagtaTCCTCTGAAAAGTCCTAAAATCTGTAGCAACATCGTGGTGTCACTAGCAAAATTATAACCTAGGAAAGCAAAGTCTAATCTGTAGAAATATGTATTTACTGATCCACTGTATTTAACACTATGTAGACTAATCTAAGTTGACTTGTATTATTGGAGTGTGAAATAATTCTTTTCCAGAAATGCACTGAAAATTATTCTTATCCCATCTTCACGGTTTGTCTCTCAGGTTTCTGCGTTGTTCTCCATTTGACGAGTACAAACTCTGGAAAGCTCAGGTAGACAACGGCTCCAAGAGAGGCCAAGAGAGACTCAACATCCTGACGAGGAGTCTGCTGCTGCGACGAACCAAAGACCAGCTGGACTCGACAGGAAAACCACTGGTATcgtcacacactgacacacactttgGGCTTCTGTCTTAAGAGAATAGTGTATCGAGTGCGCTCATGATGAAGGCCACAGCTGTTGTCTTGGAGATTTGGTCTTGATGTCGCAGTATCTTCTTGCCTTGCCATTATCTAGTTGCTTATTTGTTTGGGGAAACAGACTGGGCTGGTCAGAATTGTTTGCTGGTCGATTCACATATTACACAAGCTCTGCTCCTGAGTGAAGTGTTGGATGTTTTAGGTGTCTCTGCCCAGTCGGACCTGTGAGGTGCATCAGCTCAAACTATCGGAGGATGAGCAGGCTGTGTACGACGTCGTCTTTGCCCAGTCCAGGTAACACAACAACTTGTTTGGATTTTTCCTAAAGGAGTACAGACACACTTCTAAAGTATACAGTATAATAGGACACTTGAATGGTGATTTGTTCTTTTCCTGTAGGTCTACTCTGCAGAACTACCTGAAGAGACATGAGGAAAAGGATGTGGTCAAGGGGACTTCAGGTTCAAATCCCTTTGAGAAAGGTGAGATATCAGCTGGTCATGTCCTCTGCATCAGTGAACACACAACAATGATCTCTGTCTCACTTCTACTAATTTACCCCTTGGTCCATTTACACTCACTGACCCTGACAGTGTtttgcagttttccacaggCACAGTTCATCTGACATGTGGATTAGGATTCGCAGCTGGTTGTCCCTAACTGCCAGTAGCATTATGAGAATGAGATGATGCTGATTGATACTTTGCAATGTGTAAATGAAGTAGAACATACCAATTACCTAAATTATATTGGTCTCACCGCATCTGTACCCAGAAAAGAAGTAATTATAATTTCCCATCGGGGCTTAATCAATCCTGACAGGACACATTATGTATATCAATATACATTCAACTTGATCTGTAATAATAGATCTGATTACTAGTGGTGGTTAATCAAAagtgtgtttatttcttctgcAGTGGCCCAAGAGTTTGGTATATCTCAGGCTGAACCTGCTCTGTCGAGTTCCCAGCAGCCCCAGCAGGCATCTAGCACCGTCCACATCCTGTCCCTGTTGCTGCGTCTCCGGCAGTGCTGTTGTCACCTGTCCCTCCTTAagaaggcacacacacacacactctcacacacaccctgtgCTGCTCACTTTGGTCCTAAAAGATGCtgatttccttctttctctcgtCTGTGCTCAGACTCTTGACTCGTCAGAGCTGCAGGGCGATGGGATCATCTTGTCTCTGGAGGAGCAGCTCAATGCTCTGTCACTCTCCTCCAGCCCTTCCCCATCAGGCCCTGACCCCAAAGACACGGTGGCCCTTAATGGCAGTCGCTTCTCCTCACAGCTGTTTGAGGACACCACAGAGAGCACCAAGGTGGGCAACCATTACTTGTCTCAGCGTGACGACTTGTTCTGCAGGCAGATTGGTCCTCTGACCAAAATGAGCAAGTCACTTGTCCCTTAGACCAAAGAAATACAACAGTGTTGCTGTAATTTTTACTGGTCTGCAGTGGGGTTCAGAAAAGGTCATGGATTATTTAAAGGGTTTTGTATGCCATAGTACACAGGTCAGAATGAGTGAGGCGATGAAGTGAGAGTAGGCCTACACAGCCCACATGGGTcttagacagacagaaataattTCCCTTATCACTGTTATTTTAGCAAATGTTAACCAATTCTTCTACCTCAATTTTCCAGATTTCTGCCATTGTCTCTGAGCTGAATGTGATCAGACAGAAGGGTAGTGATCAGAAAAGGTAAATCATCGCAGACCACTTAGTCTGATTATAGGCTGTCATAATAAACTAACTTAACATCTGTAATGTGCAGTGTGATCGTGTCCCAGTGGACCAGCATGCTGCACATTGTTGCAGTTCATCTGAAGCGGATGGGTCTGAGATACGATGTTATCAATGGGACTGTCAACCCCAAACGCCGCATGGACCTGGTGGAAGAATTCAACACCAACCCTGAAGGACCACAGGTGACTCACCCCAAAACACAAGAACCAGATCAAAACCCATAACTCGCTACCACAAATTGATTGATGTTTTCTGGGTTTGTGCCAAAGGTGATGCTGGTTTCTCTTTGTGCTGGAGGGGTCGGACTCAACCTCATTGGTGGGAATCACCTGTTTCTCATTGACATGCACTGGTGAGACACTGGCATGCACAAAACCAGAACAGTGTAGTTACTGGTACTTGATGATGATGTGCATTCTGCTTGACGTTGTACTAACagtatgttttctgtctgaatgtTCTGTCTTTTATTGTTCTCAAATCTCTGTAACATCCTCCCATTGCTTTTTATTGACCTGGTGTTCATCTGAAAATGCTTCGAAAATATTATTACACCTCAGTCGACCTTTCACCTGCTTTTAATGCTTTCAGTTTAGTTGAGATTTGAGATCCCCAGGTTCTTACACTTTAACTGACTCTTCAACCCCTTTCACTGCttcaatttcagtttcagttgCTCCCAAGTGAAGACATGAAATGCATTACAGCTTCTAAAATACAGttctttaataatttaaataatcttctcgcttgtaaacaaacacatgcactgaCTGGTTAATGAAAACCACGGCGACAGAAAGTGTAACGCGACTAATGAAGGAAGGAAAGCTTTGACCTGTGGCTTTTAACTTCTGACAGGAACCCAGCCTTAGAGGATCAGGCCTGTGACCGCATCTACAGAGTAGGACAGAGGAAAGACGTCACCATCCACAGGTAACAAATCAGCAGgacacagtatgtgtgtgaaaacTATTACTGCTGCAACAGAACAACATTGAGATCAACTAAGGCAAGTTACAGAGTAACAGACAGTTACTAAAGTTGCCTAAACAGATCAGATTGGTTTATGTGTTCACTagtgcttgtgtctgtgttttcaggtttgtgtgtgaaggCACGGTAGAGGAGAAGATTTCCACACTGCAGCTGAAGAAGAAGGAGCTGGCCCAGAATGTGCTGTCAGGAACAGGGAGCGCCTTCACCAAACTCTCCCTGGCTGatctgaaaatcatttttggTGTCTGAGATGGAGAGAAGTGAGGATGTGGAGCCACACACTGTTAAACCCACAGACAGCTGTTCACGCACACATTCAAAATTCTGAGTTTAA
Proteins encoded in this window:
- the ttf2 gene encoding transcription termination factor 2 isoform X3; the protein is MLKTGVKEGPNKGKSFYVCVDKQGCEFMQQASVPPSHCLIHEDSMVELQALTHSKQQQSHKLFYRCILGKKAGQRWCGSVPWTESDKEKRAPLSDTQLQPSCLPPVRNPFKAPGKTDEDSDWRKMQCGGGDEKGRKEEDGVANHKAEGRGNCQKEKVESIGAAVEGEKLNSWNTYRDKQLPNGMKIKTRLSDEERRSCQANSVETKTDKVQDSNNKNYTKQEEAEKPAVTQADPSVQESGSKSSPSSSSTRASRDSGNTSDLTASKLQESIHTKTLQDDDDNDDDDDDDDVVLLSVKPAIQKTPHVAAVQKTLTSFQGFQTASTVKCQQEDPQGLHKLLTAQLQQKKAILSKVNVAALPDKGERLKTQVKELEEALDSLSLSGASQPVSSPGSQGGHNSSHAGVSRSQMNPFSRQHGTILLPSPPAPGPSQHQASGSSMGLHLSQGYTQMYGASSEFQPFYGGRMTDDRLLAVKNATCEAIDHLHKSLESCPSPEADTADPKGIKVPLLAHQRRALAWLLWREAQKPCGGILADDMGLGKTLTMISLILIQKIRGREDEEKKEEKKLEKWISKTDSSLVVSKGTLIICPASLIHHWKKEIERHVKTGKLSVYLYHGPNRDKRAKVLADYDVVVTTYSLVSKEIPVQKEAAEKPSAETDDVPSCSGPLLRVAWARVVLDEAHNIKNPKVQTSMAVCRLRARARWAVTGTPIQNNLLDMYSLLKFLRCSPFDEYKLWKAQVDNGSKRGQERLNILTRSLLLRRTKDQLDSTGKPLVSLPSRTCEVHQLKLSEDEQAVYDVVFAQSRSTLQNYLKRHEEKDVVKGTSGSNPFEKVAQEFGISQAEPALSSSQQPQQASSTVHILSLLLRLRQCCCHLSLLKKTLDSSELQGDGIILSLEEQLNALSLSSSPSPSGPDPKDTVALNGSRFSSQLFEDTTESTKISAIVSELNVIRQKGSDQKSVIVSQWTSMLHIVAVHLKRMGLRYDVINGTVNPKRRMDLVEEFNTNPEGPQVMLVSLCAGGVGLNLIGGNHLFLIDMHWNPALEDQACDRIYRVGQRKDVTIHRFVCEGTVEEKISTLQLKKKELAQNVLSGTGSAFTKLSLADLKIIFGV